Proteins from a single region of Flavobacterium sp. YJ01:
- the ychF gene encoding redox-regulated ATPase YchF, with protein MKAGIVGLPNVGKSTLFNCLSNAKAQSANFPFCTIEPNIGVVNVPDPRINKLEELVKPERVQMATVDIVDIAGLVKGASKGEGLGNQFLGNIRECNAIIHVLRCFDNDNIVHVDGNVNPIRDKETIDIELQLKDLETIEKRLEKVKRAAKTGNKEAQTEEALLNRIREALLQAKSARTIIPQSNDEEVLMEGFQLITSKPVLYVCNVDESSAVNGNKYVDQVRELVKDEDAEVIILSVGAEADITELESYEERQVFLEDMGLTEPGASVLIRAAYKLLKQQTYFTAGVKEVRAWTINIGATAPQAAGVIHTDFEKGFIRAEVISYEDYVQYGSEAKAKEAGKFKVEGKEYVVKDGDVMHFRFNV; from the coding sequence ATGAAAGCAGGAATTGTAGGATTACCAAATGTTGGAAAATCAACATTATTTAATTGTTTATCTAATGCAAAAGCGCAAAGTGCAAACTTTCCATTTTGTACAATCGAACCAAATATTGGTGTTGTAAACGTTCCAGATCCAAGAATCAATAAATTGGAAGAATTGGTAAAACCAGAGCGCGTTCAAATGGCAACTGTAGATATCGTAGATATTGCAGGTTTAGTAAAAGGAGCAAGTAAAGGTGAGGGTCTTGGAAACCAGTTTTTAGGAAACATTAGAGAGTGTAATGCTATCATTCACGTTTTGCGTTGTTTTGACAATGATAATATTGTGCACGTAGACGGAAACGTTAATCCAATTCGTGACAAAGAAACGATTGATATCGAATTGCAGTTGAAAGATTTAGAAACAATCGAAAAACGTTTGGAAAAAGTAAAACGTGCTGCAAAAACAGGAAATAAAGAAGCTCAGACAGAAGAAGCTTTATTAAATAGAATTAGAGAAGCTCTTTTGCAAGCTAAATCTGCAAGAACTATTATTCCTCAAAGCAATGACGAAGAAGTTTTGATGGAAGGTTTCCAATTAATTACTTCAAAACCAGTTTTATACGTTTGTAATGTTGACGAAAGTTCTGCTGTAAACGGAAACAAATATGTTGATCAAGTACGTGAATTAGTAAAAGACGAAGATGCTGAAGTAATTATTCTTTCAGTAGGAGCAGAGGCTGATATCACAGAATTAGAAAGCTACGAAGAGCGTCAGGTTTTCCTTGAAGATATGGGATTAACGGAGCCGGGAGCATCAGTTTTAATTCGTGCAGCTTACAAATTATTAAAACAACAAACTTACTTTACAGCTGGTGTAAAAGAAGTTCGCGCTTGGACAATCAATATTGGAGCTACAGCACCGCAAGCTGCTGGAGTTATTCACACTGACTTCGAAAAAGGATTTATTCGTGCAGAGGTTATTTCATACGAAGATTACGTTCAATACGGTTCTGAAGCAAAAGCAAAAGAAGCTGGAAAATTCAAAGTTGAAGGAAAAGAATATGTTGTAAAAGATGGTGATGTAATGCACTTCCGTTTCAACGTTTAA
- a CDS encoding TonB-dependent receptor, which translates to MKKIALLLFVLNSAFLFAQKEVSGFVKDKTGAPLPGVNILEKGTNNGVSTDFEGSYRIKVKEGATLIFSYVGFSTIEKVVSGDKIDVTLADGDGQVLNDVVVVGSRNAKRTVVNSAVPIDVINVKDVTTQSGKIEINQLLQYVAPSFNANKQSGSDGADHVDPASLRGMGPDQTLVLINGKRRHQSSLINLFGTRGRGNTGTDLNAIPAASIKRIEILRDGAAAQYGSDAIAGVINIVTNDSVDEFTGSVTYGAFNTNAKGDFPEGTANTKGYRLDQHGYGNSFGKNQDFDGGSVKIAANYGTKIGNNGGYVNITGEFLNKNKTLRPGFDFRKGFGEAEIQGINLFVNLAIPISEKTQFYAFGGSNFRDTDAYAFTRNDGERVVEAIYPGGFTPRITSKINDNSIAAGIRTETSGGWKWDFSNTLGKNKFHYNIKGTLNASLEENSPTQFDAGGHSLLQNTTNLDVSKNYGDILGGLNIAFGTEFRVEQFKIFAGEIGSYATYDTNGVPITDPTTQSAPIDPVSGEPRPGGSQGFPGYSPANEVNKSRTNFSLYTDAELDITEAWMVSGAVRYENYNDFGSTLNGKFASRLKLTDKINLRGSVSTGFRAPSLAQIYYNLRFTNFSSGGATEVLLASNDSPVTRAFGINKLNEEKAVNASLGFTASLGDFTATVDGYLINVKDRIVLTGYFDATALGMNVDKAQFFVNGVDTKTTGLDIVLAWKKTVDSNRFEATLVGNINHMKIDKIKNGDLDEKTFFGERDRAFLLASAPPNKFGLNLNYARKWFDAGLSFTRFSEVKLLDYQMSDLTPEDFRTSPDQTEDQLYAIQKNAATDTYGAKIVTDLTLGFKLSKSTKITLGANNLLNIYPDQQDDWVEAGGYWDAVQMGFNGAYYYARLGFNF; encoded by the coding sequence ATGAAAAAGATTGCATTATTACTATTTGTGCTGAATTCAGCATTTCTTTTTGCACAGAAAGAAGTTTCGGGTTTTGTAAAAGACAAAACTGGTGCGCCGCTTCCTGGTGTTAATATCTTAGAAAAAGGAACCAACAATGGCGTCTCTACTGATTTTGAAGGCAGTTACAGAATAAAAGTAAAAGAAGGCGCAACATTAATTTTTAGCTATGTTGGTTTTTCAACAATTGAAAAAGTAGTTTCTGGAGATAAGATAGACGTTACTTTAGCAGATGGCGATGGTCAGGTTTTAAATGATGTTGTGGTCGTTGGTTCGAGAAATGCAAAAAGAACTGTTGTAAATTCTGCTGTTCCAATTGATGTGATCAACGTAAAAGATGTTACAACTCAAAGTGGAAAAATTGAAATCAATCAATTATTACAATACGTAGCGCCTTCATTTAATGCAAACAAACAATCTGGTTCTGATGGTGCCGATCACGTTGATCCAGCTTCCTTGAGAGGAATGGGACCCGATCAGACTTTGGTTTTAATTAACGGAAAAAGAAGACATCAATCTTCCTTAATTAATTTATTCGGAACACGCGGACGCGGAAATACAGGAACAGATTTGAATGCAATTCCTGCCGCATCTATTAAAAGAATTGAGATTCTTCGCGACGGAGCTGCAGCACAATACGGTTCTGATGCTATTGCCGGAGTTATCAATATCGTAACAAATGATAGCGTAGATGAATTTACAGGATCTGTTACTTATGGAGCATTTAATACAAATGCAAAAGGAGATTTTCCTGAAGGAACAGCTAATACAAAGGGATACAGATTGGATCAACATGGTTATGGAAACTCGTTTGGAAAGAATCAGGATTTTGATGGCGGTTCTGTAAAAATTGCAGCCAATTACGGAACTAAAATCGGGAATAATGGTGGATATGTAAATATTACGGGAGAATTCTTAAATAAAAACAAAACTTTAAGACCAGGTTTTGATTTTAGAAAAGGATTTGGAGAAGCAGAAATTCAGGGAATTAATTTGTTTGTAAATCTTGCCATTCCTATTTCAGAAAAAACACAATTTTATGCTTTTGGAGGAAGTAATTTTAGAGATACAGATGCTTATGCTTTTACCAGAAATGATGGGGAAAGAGTTGTAGAAGCTATCTATCCAGGCGGATTTACTCCTAGAATCACTTCAAAAATTAATGATAATTCAATTGCTGCCGGAATAAGAACAGAAACTTCAGGAGGATGGAAATGGGATTTTAGTAATACTTTAGGTAAAAATAAATTCCATTATAATATCAAAGGAACTTTAAATGCTTCTCTCGAAGAAAATTCTCCGACACAATTTGATGCTGGAGGTCACAGTTTGCTTCAAAACACAACCAATTTAGATGTTTCTAAAAATTATGGCGATATTCTTGGCGGACTAAACATTGCATTTGGAACTGAATTCAGAGTAGAACAATTTAAAATTTTTGCTGGAGAAATAGGTTCTTATGCAACTTACGATACTAATGGAGTTCCTATTACAGATCCGACAACACAAAGCGCTCCGATTGATCCTGTATCTGGAGAACCAAGACCAGGCGGATCTCAAGGTTTCCCTGGATACAGCCCTGCAAATGAAGTAAATAAAAGTCGTACTAACTTCTCTTTATATACCGACGCAGAATTAGATATTACAGAAGCATGGATGGTAAGTGGCGCTGTACGTTATGAGAATTATAATGATTTTGGAAGTACTCTAAATGGTAAATTTGCTTCGAGACTTAAATTAACAGACAAAATTAATTTAAGAGGTTCTGTAAGTACAGGTTTTCGTGCGCCTTCTTTAGCACAGATTTACTATAATTTACGCTTTACAAACTTTAGCTCTGGCGGAGCGACAGAAGTTTTACTTGCTTCGAATGATAGTCCGGTTACTAGAGCATTTGGAATTAATAAGTTAAACGAAGAAAAAGCAGTAAATGCTTCTCTAGGATTTACGGCATCTCTTGGCGATTTTACAGCAACTGTAGACGGTTATTTAATCAATGTAAAAGACAGAATTGTACTAACCGGTTACTTTGATGCAACAGCTTTAGGAATGAATGTAGACAAAGCACAGTTTTTCGTAAATGGTGTAGACACTAAAACGACAGGGCTTGACATTGTTTTAGCTTGGAAAAAAACTGTTGACAGCAACAGATTTGAAGCTACTCTTGTTGGTAATATCAACCACATGAAAATTGACAAAATCAAAAATGGTGATTTAGATGAAAAAACTTTCTTTGGAGAAAGAGACAGAGCTTTTTTATTAGCTTCAGCTCCACCAAACAAATTTGGCTTAAATCTAAATTATGCTAGAAAATGGTTTGATGCAGGATTATCTTTTACAAGATTTAGCGAAGTAAAATTATTAGATTATCAAATGAGTGATTTAACTCCTGAAGATTTTAGAACTTCGCCAGATCAAACCGAAGACCAATTATATGCAATTCAAAAAAATGCCGCTACAGATACTTATGGCGCTAAAATCGTAACTGATCTAACTTTAGGATTTAAACTTTCTAAATCAACTAAAATAACGCTTGGCGCAAATAACTTGCTAAACATATATCCTGATCAGCAAGATGACTGGGTTGAAGCAGGTGGTTATTGGGATGCCGTACAAATGGGATTCAACGGTGCGTACTATTATGCAAGACTTGGATTTAATTTTTAA
- a CDS encoding 4Fe-4S dicluster domain-containing protein yields MAIIITDECINCGACEPECPNTAIYEGADDWRYKDGTSLSGKIVLPDGTEVDADDAQTPISDEIYYIVPGKCTECKGFHDEPQCAAVCPVDCCVPDDNHVEDEETLLERQSFLHGE; encoded by the coding sequence ATGGCAATTATTATAACTGACGAATGCATCAACTGTGGGGCTTGCGAACCAGAGTGCCCAAATACAGCAATATACGAAGGAGCTGATGACTGGAGATATAAAGACGGAACAAGTCTTTCTGGAAAAATAGTTTTACCTGACGGAACTGAAGTGGATGCAGATGATGCACAAACTCCAATTTCTGATGAAATCTATTATATTGTACCAGGAAAATGTACCGAATGTAAAGGTTTCCACGATGAACCACAATGTGCTGCCGTTTGTCCAGTTGACTGCTGTGTGCCAGACGATAATCACGTTGAAGACGAAGAAACATTATTAGAAAGACAATCTTTCCTACACGGAGAGTAA
- a CDS encoding acyl-CoA reductase has product MTLETKKSVFVELGKFLSQFSEDASARKSDVLYNDIFFDDFENLIHLSQSHNGWYTPEQVYFSIQSWAEALTKENIDKWLSAYKIDENNDNSKTVALILAGNIPLVGFHDFLSVLITGYKALIKTSSNDQHLLPFLAKYLIAVDENFKDKITFVEGKLENFDAVIATGSNNTARYFEYYFKDKPSIIRKNRNSAAVLTGKETHEELENLGEDIFRYFGLGCRNVSKLFVPKNYSFDAFFQAMFKYQDVIHYEKYANNYDYNKAVFLMSNFKLLDNGFLTIKEDSSYASPISSVFYEYYENLEEVKKRLENDLEQIQCIVSSNLTPNSIAFGETQKPQLWDYADNVDTITFLLTTK; this is encoded by the coding sequence ATGACATTAGAAACAAAAAAAAGTGTTTTTGTTGAATTAGGAAAATTTTTAAGTCAATTTTCAGAAGACGCTTCTGCTAGAAAATCTGACGTCTTATATAATGATATCTTTTTTGATGATTTCGAAAATCTGATACATTTATCGCAATCACATAACGGTTGGTATACGCCAGAACAAGTATATTTTTCAATACAATCTTGGGCTGAGGCTTTAACAAAAGAAAATATTGACAAATGGCTTTCGGCTTATAAAATTGATGAAAATAACGACAATTCAAAAACGGTTGCTTTAATTTTAGCGGGAAATATACCCTTGGTTGGATTTCATGATTTTTTATCCGTTTTAATAACTGGTTACAAAGCTTTAATCAAAACTTCGTCAAACGATCAGCATTTATTGCCTTTTTTAGCAAAATACTTAATTGCTGTTGATGAAAATTTTAAAGATAAAATCACTTTCGTGGAAGGAAAATTGGAAAATTTTGATGCCGTAATTGCGACAGGAAGCAATAATACAGCTCGTTATTTTGAATATTATTTTAAAGATAAGCCTTCAATTATTCGAAAAAACAGAAATTCGGCTGCGGTTCTAACAGGTAAAGAAACCCATGAAGAATTGGAAAATTTAGGTGAAGATATTTTCAGATATTTTGGTTTAGGATGTCGTAACGTTTCAAAACTTTTTGTTCCTAAAAACTACTCTTTTGATGCTTTTTTTCAAGCAATGTTCAAATATCAAGATGTCATTCATTATGAAAAATACGCTAACAATTATGACTATAATAAAGCCGTATTTTTGATGAGTAATTTCAAATTATTAGACAACGGTTTTTTAACTATAAAAGAAGATTCAAGCTACGCCTCGCCTATCTCAAGCGTTTTTTATGAATACTATGAAAACCTTGAAGAAGTTAAAAAACGTTTGGAGAATGATTTAGAGCAAATTCAATGCATTGTAAGCAGTAATTTGACACCAAATAGCATTGCTTTTGGAGAAACGCAAAAACCTCAATTGTGGGATTACGCAGATAATGTCGATACTATAACGTTTTTGTTAACAACAAAGTAA
- the serC gene encoding 3-phosphoserine/phosphohydroxythreonine transaminase yields MKKHNYSAGPSILPQEVFEKASKAILNFNDSGLSILEISHRSKDFVAVMEEARSLALELLGLQGKGYQALFLQGGASTAFLMAPYNLLKENGKAAYLDSGTWATAAIKEAKLFGETIVVASSKEDNYTHIPKGYEIPADADYFHCTSNNTIFGTQMKEFPSTNIPVVCDMSSDIFSRELDFSKFDLIYAGAQKNMGPAGTTLIVVKEEILGKNGRTIPSMLDYAKHIKAESMYNTPPVFSVYVSLLTLQWIKEKGGIATVEKLNNAKAELLYAEIDRNPLFKGAAAVEDRSNMNVTFLLNNPDHTATFDALWKEANISGLPGHRSVGGYRASIYNAMPIESVQVLVDVMKALETKV; encoded by the coding sequence ATGAAAAAACACAACTACAGCGCAGGACCAAGTATTTTACCTCAGGAAGTTTTTGAGAAGGCATCAAAAGCAATTTTAAATTTTAATGATTCAGGGTTATCTATCCTTGAAATCTCGCACCGAAGCAAAGATTTCGTTGCAGTTATGGAGGAAGCTCGTTCCCTTGCTTTAGAATTATTAGGACTTCAAGGAAAAGGTTATCAGGCTTTATTTTTACAAGGTGGTGCAAGTACAGCATTCTTAATGGCGCCATATAATTTATTAAAAGAAAACGGAAAAGCAGCTTATTTAGATTCAGGAACGTGGGCAACTGCAGCAATCAAAGAAGCTAAACTTTTCGGAGAAACTATCGTGGTAGCTTCTTCAAAAGAAGACAATTATACTCATATTCCAAAAGGTTACGAAATTCCAGCCGATGCTGATTATTTCCACTGCACAAGCAATAACACCATTTTTGGAACTCAAATGAAAGAATTCCCATCAACAAACATTCCTGTTGTTTGCGATATGAGTTCTGATATTTTTTCTCGCGAATTAGACTTCTCTAAATTCGACTTAATCTATGCTGGAGCTCAAAAAAATATGGGACCTGCAGGAACAACTCTTATTGTAGTTAAAGAAGAAATCCTAGGCAAAAACGGAAGAACAATTCCAAGTATGTTAGATTACGCTAAACACATTAAAGCAGAAAGTATGTACAATACTCCGCCTGTTTTCTCTGTTTACGTTTCTCTTTTAACTTTACAATGGATTAAAGAAAAAGGCGGAATTGCTACTGTTGAAAAATTAAACAACGCTAAAGCAGAATTACTTTACGCTGAAATCGACAGAAACCCATTATTTAAAGGTGCTGCTGCAGTAGAAGATCGTTCTAACATGAACGTTACTTTCTTATTAAACAATCCAGATCATACAGCAACTTTTGATGCTTTATGGAAAGAAGCTAATATCTCAGGATTGCCAGGACACCGTTCTGTTGGTGGTTATAGAGCTTCTATCTACAACGCAATGCCAATTGAAAGCGTTCAGGTTTTAGTTGATGTAATGAAAGCTTTGGAAACTAAAGTTTAG
- a CDS encoding D-2-hydroxyacid dehydrogenase encodes MKVLANDGISKSGILALEKGGFEVITTKVAQEQVANFINENNVDVILVRSATKVRKDIIDACPGIKIIGRGGVGMDNIDVDYAKSKGIHVINTPASSSESVAELVFGHLFSGVRFLHDSNRNMPLEGDSNFDGLKKAYANGTELRGKTLGIVGIGRIGQATAKMALGLGMKVIAADSFIPEVDVKVEFFDGQSITTKIVSQSLESLFKEADFITLHVPAQNGYIIGEKEFEILKDGVGIVNCARGGVIDEVALVKALDSGKVAFAGLDVFESEPKPEMAILMHSKISLTPHIGAATGEAQDRIGTELASQIITLLS; translated from the coding sequence ATGAAAGTATTAGCAAATGATGGAATTTCTAAAAGCGGAATTCTAGCCTTAGAAAAAGGTGGATTTGAAGTTATAACTACAAAAGTAGCTCAAGAACAAGTAGCTAACTTTATCAATGAAAATAATGTTGACGTAATTTTAGTTCGTAGTGCAACTAAAGTTCGCAAAGATATTATCGACGCTTGTCCTGGTATCAAAATCATCGGTCGCGGTGGTGTTGGTATGGATAATATCGATGTTGATTATGCAAAAAGTAAAGGAATTCATGTAATCAATACTCCAGCTTCATCTTCAGAATCTGTTGCTGAATTGGTTTTTGGGCACTTATTTTCTGGTGTTCGTTTTTTACATGATTCAAATAGAAATATGCCTCTTGAAGGAGATTCAAACTTTGACGGTTTGAAAAAAGCGTACGCAAACGGAACTGAATTAAGAGGAAAAACTCTTGGTATTGTTGGTATTGGACGTATCGGACAAGCTACTGCAAAAATGGCGCTTGGTTTGGGTATGAAAGTTATTGCTGCTGATAGCTTTATTCCTGAGGTAGATGTAAAAGTTGAGTTTTTTGACGGACAATCTATTACAACTAAAATCGTTTCTCAATCTTTAGAATCTTTATTCAAAGAAGCTGATTTCATTACACTACACGTTCCTGCTCAAAACGGTTACATCATCGGAGAAAAAGAATTTGAAATCTTAAAAGATGGCGTTGGAATCGTAAACTGCGCTCGTGGAGGTGTTATTGATGAAGTAGCTTTAGTAAAAGCTTTAGATTCAGGAAAAGTTGCTTTTGCAGGTTTAGACGTTTTCGAAAGCGAACCAAAACCAGAAATGGCAATTTTAATGCATTCTAAAATTTCATTGACTCCACACATCGGAGCTGCAACTGGAGAAGCACAAGATAGAATTGGAACTGAATTAGCATCTCAAATTATTACTTTATTGAGCTAA
- a CDS encoding DUF937 domain-containing protein, which yields MFEQLTQLVQQYGGDAVVNNSAVPNEHNEAVIGETSNSIFEGLKKIVSEGGTDQIAGLFNGNSPIDSSNPVVQQIQQQLSGNLGQKFGLSSADSNGVASNLIPQILGSLVNKAKDPNDGSFQISDIINSISGNSGQASGIMDTISKYGMQFGLDQNNDGKVDVADVLVVTKSKGGIAGFIGKLFGSK from the coding sequence ATGTTTGAACAATTAACCCAATTAGTACAACAATATGGAGGCGATGCAGTAGTAAACAATTCTGCTGTTCCAAATGAACATAATGAAGCCGTAATTGGCGAAACTAGCAATTCTATTTTTGAAGGATTAAAAAAAATCGTTTCAGAAGGCGGAACAGATCAAATTGCAGGATTATTTAACGGAAACTCACCTATCGACAGCTCAAATCCTGTTGTACAGCAAATTCAACAGCAATTAAGCGGAAATCTTGGTCAAAAATTCGGCTTAAGCAGTGCAGATTCAAATGGAGTTGCATCTAATTTAATTCCGCAGATTTTAGGCTCTTTGGTTAACAAGGCAAAAGATCCTAATGATGGTAGTTTTCAAATTTCAGATATCATCAATTCCATTTCAGGAAACAGCGGACAAGCTTCTGGAATTATGGACACTATTTCTAAATACGGAATGCAATTCGGACTTGACCAAAACAACGACGGAAAAGTTGATGTTGCCGATGTTTTAGTTGTTACCAAAAGCAAAGGCGGAATCGCTGGATTTATCGGGAAATTGTTTGGAAGTAAATAA
- a CDS encoding DUF6146 family protein yields MKKCIFILILLATIIACSTASQNIASNGNNNASSKKTNDTVRIANDSLEYEVIIIDNGFNYWLNSMAFPRNYHSLAFLENKNYQYVTEWNNRVLQPNRYSPNLYEMTIDYQPQIHYGYEVNYLIYNYMIYFQNTYKQKLAGYVPLR; encoded by the coding sequence ATGAAAAAGTGCATTTTTATATTAATCCTATTAGCAACAATCATTGCTTGTTCAACAGCTTCGCAAAATATTGCGAGTAATGGAAATAACAATGCTTCAAGTAAAAAAACAAATGATACTGTAAGAATTGCAAACGATTCGTTAGAATATGAAGTCATTATTATTGACAACGGATTTAATTACTGGTTAAACTCTATGGCTTTTCCTAGAAATTATCACAGTTTAGCTTTTCTTGAAAATAAAAACTATCAATACGTTACAGAATGGAATAACAGGGTTTTACAGCCAAACCGATATAGTCCAAATTTATACGAAATGACGATTGATTACCAACCTCAAATTCATTACGGATACGAAGTAAATTACTTAATTTACAACTACATGATATATTTTCAAAATACTTACAAACAAAAGCTCGCAGGCTATGTGCCATTACGATAA
- a CDS encoding DUF6787 family protein — protein MDKLKKRWGITSNLQAIIILIVFAITGSASAWVSRPFCDWVGIHKEDLGVVWFTLIRLLIILPVYQVLLVAIGTIFGQFRFFWNFEKKMLKRMGLGFLFKD, from the coding sequence ATGGACAAACTAAAAAAACGTTGGGGAATCACTTCCAACCTACAAGCCATAATCATACTAATTGTTTTTGCCATCACCGGATCGGCATCTGCATGGGTCTCTAGACCTTTCTGTGACTGGGTTGGAATTCACAAAGAAGATTTAGGAGTTGTTTGGTTTACCCTTATTCGTTTGTTGATTATTCTTCCTGTCTATCAAGTTTTATTAGTTGCTATTGGAACTATTTTTGGGCAATTCCGTTTCTTTTGGAATTTCGAAAAGAAAATGCTAAAAAGAATGGGATTAGGCTTCTTATTTAAAGATTAA